In Flammeovirgaceae bacterium 311, one DNA window encodes the following:
- a CDS encoding Holliday junction DNA helicase (COG0632 Holliday junction resolvasome, DNA-binding subunit) — protein sequence MIAYLNGRLVHKDPTYVLLEVNGIGYEAKISLNTYASIKDKEQCKLLTYLHIKEDAHTLYGFQEGSEKRLFMHLISVSGIGPGTALMMLSSLTPSELEHAIIHEDVRTLSRVKGIGAKTAQRAILELRDKVMKGEVVNPSASLAAVSHNTVRQEALQALVTLGINRAAAEKTLDGIMKQHGNSLTLEELIKSALKNA from the coding sequence ATGATCGCCTATCTTAACGGACGGCTGGTACACAAAGATCCAACTTATGTACTGCTGGAGGTGAATGGCATTGGGTATGAAGCTAAAATTTCTCTGAACACATATGCATCCATAAAAGATAAGGAGCAGTGCAAACTGCTCACTTATCTTCATATTAAAGAAGATGCCCATACCCTCTACGGATTTCAGGAAGGATCGGAAAAGCGGCTGTTTATGCACCTTATCTCGGTAAGTGGCATTGGTCCGGGCACAGCCCTTATGATGCTCTCTTCCCTTACCCCTTCAGAACTGGAACATGCCATCATTCATGAAGATGTACGCACGCTTTCTAGAGTAAAAGGAATAGGCGCTAAAACAGCCCAGCGTGCTATTCTTGAACTGCGCGATAAGGTAATGAAAGGAGAGGTTGTAAATCCTTCTGCATCTTTAGCAGCAGTTTCACACAATACTGTTCGTCAGGAAGCGTTGCAGGCTTTAGTAACCTTGGGAATTAACCGGGCCGCTGCCGAAAAAACCTTAGATGGTATCATGAAGCAGCATGGCAACAGCCTCACCCTGGAAGAACTTATAAAATCAGCTCTGAAAAACGCATAA
- a CDS encoding malic enzyme (COG0281 Malic enzyme) — protein sequence MAIKIRKQDALDYHTQGQPGKIEVVPTKMLSSQLDLALAYSPGVAEPCKEIAQNQEDVYKYTAKGNLVAVISNGTAVLGLGDIGPEASKPVMEGKGVLFKKFAGIDVFDIEINEKDPQKLIDIIASLEPTFGGINLEDIKAPECFFIEQELKRRMKIPVMHDDQHGTAIISSAALLNALEIVGKRIEDVRIVVSGAGASAVACTKLYLLLGARRENIVMCDREGVIHTNRTDLDDIKRQFVSERTDINTLQEALVDADMFLGLSAGNILKGEDLQVMAADPIVFALANPDPEIPYEVAMDSRQDIIMATGRSDHPNQVNNVLGFPFIFRGALDVSASAINEEMKMAAVRALAQLAKEPVPEAVNKAYGDTRMVFGREYLIPKPLDPRLITTLAPAVARAAMESGVARKPITDWEQYNVDLQMRIGIDQRLMSRILIQAKKDPRRVIFAEADNHKILKAAQIIQDEKIGIPILLGNREKIQALVEENKLELDGCEIVDIHAPEQGERFENFAQLLFKKRQRSGVTLHEARKLMSDRNYFGAMMLENGEADAFISGLTKDYPKTIRPALHVIGIEEGISRVAGMYIISNKRQSYFFADTTVNRDPTAEELVDIIGLTARGVRFFDTEPRMAVLSYSNFGSSKGDVPEKTAKAAMLAKKRYPDLIIEGDIQANTALNPTLQQENYPFSSLADKGANTLVFPDLASGNIAYKLLMEIGGSEAIGPVLMGMRKPVHILQLGSSIRDIVNMVGIAVVDAQHHEKKQMKLV from the coding sequence ATGGCTATCAAAATAAGAAAGCAAGATGCACTTGACTATCATACTCAGGGGCAGCCGGGTAAGATTGAAGTAGTGCCCACCAAAATGTTAAGCAGCCAGCTGGACCTGGCGCTGGCTTATTCTCCCGGAGTAGCAGAACCCTGTAAGGAAATTGCCCAGAACCAGGAGGATGTTTATAAATATACTGCAAAGGGAAACCTGGTGGCAGTTATTTCAAATGGTACAGCTGTACTAGGCCTTGGCGATATAGGACCAGAAGCCTCCAAACCGGTGATGGAAGGCAAAGGGGTGCTCTTTAAAAAATTTGCCGGTATTGATGTATTCGATATCGAGATCAATGAAAAAGATCCCCAAAAACTAATTGATATTATCGCTTCTCTGGAACCTACTTTCGGAGGCATAAATCTGGAAGATATCAAGGCGCCTGAGTGCTTCTTTATTGAGCAGGAGCTGAAGCGCCGTATGAAAATTCCGGTAATGCACGACGATCAGCATGGCACGGCCATTATTTCTTCTGCTGCACTCCTTAATGCGCTGGAAATTGTAGGTAAGAGGATTGAAGATGTCAGGATCGTGGTTTCCGGAGCAGGAGCCTCTGCAGTAGCCTGCACCAAACTTTACCTGCTCCTGGGCGCACGCCGTGAGAATATTGTAATGTGCGATCGTGAAGGTGTAATCCATACAAACCGCACCGACCTCGATGATATAAAAAGACAGTTTGTTTCTGAACGTACCGATATTAACACCCTGCAGGAAGCGCTGGTGGATGCCGATATGTTCCTGGGGCTGTCTGCCGGCAACATTCTGAAAGGAGAAGACCTGCAGGTAATGGCTGCCGATCCAATTGTATTTGCCCTGGCCAACCCTGATCCGGAGATTCCCTATGAGGTGGCCATGGATTCCCGCCAAGATATCATCATGGCAACAGGCCGTTCCGATCACCCCAATCAGGTAAATAATGTACTGGGCTTTCCTTTCATTTTCAGGGGTGCCCTGGATGTTAGCGCCAGTGCCATTAACGAAGAAATGAAGATGGCTGCGGTGCGTGCCCTGGCACAACTGGCCAAAGAGCCTGTTCCCGAAGCCGTAAATAAAGCCTATGGCGATACCAGGATGGTTTTTGGAAGAGAATACCTGATTCCTAAGCCCCTTGATCCGCGCCTGATCACTACACTGGCACCAGCCGTGGCCAGGGCAGCTATGGAAAGCGGGGTTGCCCGCAAACCTATTACAGACTGGGAGCAGTATAACGTAGATCTGCAAATGCGCATAGGCATTGATCAGCGCCTGATGTCGCGCATACTGATCCAGGCCAAAAAAGACCCAAGAAGAGTTATTTTTGCAGAAGCAGATAATCATAAAATACTAAAGGCTGCCCAGATTATTCAGGATGAGAAAATCGGGATTCCGATTCTGCTGGGCAACCGCGAAAAAATCCAGGCGCTTGTTGAAGAAAATAAGCTGGAGCTGGATGGCTGCGAAATTGTTGACATACATGCCCCTGAACAGGGGGAGCGTTTTGAAAACTTTGCTCAGCTGCTGTTCAAGAAACGTCAGCGCAGCGGTGTAACGCTTCATGAAGCACGCAAGCTTATGAGCGATCGAAATTATTTTGGTGCCATGATGCTTGAAAATGGCGAAGCCGATGCTTTTATTTCAGGCCTTACCAAAGATTATCCCAAAACCATACGGCCGGCACTGCATGTAATTGGTATTGAAGAGGGAATCAGCCGGGTAGCGGGTATGTACATCATCTCTAACAAGAGGCAGTCGTACTTCTTTGCCGATACCACCGTTAACCGGGACCCAACTGCCGAGGAACTGGTAGACATAATTGGCCTCACCGCCCGCGGCGTACGCTTTTTCGATACAGAGCCGCGCATGGCAGTACTCTCCTACTCAAATTTTGGCTCCAGCAAAGGCGATGTGCCCGAGAAAACAGCCAAAGCTGCCATGCTGGCAAAAAAACGTTACCCGGATCTGATCATAGAAGGTGATATCCAGGCCAATACAGCATTAAATCCAACCCTGCAGCAGGAGAATTACCCCTTTAGCTCACTTGCCGACAAAGGCGCTAACACCCTGGTATTCCCCGACCTGGCTTCAGGTAATATTGCTTATAAGCTGCTGATGGAAATCGGAGGTTCTGAAGCCATAGGGCCGGTACTGATGGGCATGCGCAAACCAGTACACATTCTGCAGCTGGGCAGTTCTATTCGCGATATTGTAAATATGGTTGGTATTGCTGTGGTAGATGCACAGCACCACGAAAAAAAGCAAATGAAGCTTGTATGA
- a CDS encoding lytic transglycosylase (COG0741 Soluble lytic murein transglycosylase and related regulatory proteins (some contain LysM/invasin domains)): protein MGLGVVTVNTSTAQSLSEDGSTEETGELALSDTLNTDAIVEISRTYYDYVPDASYELIGERIERMNAQIKVPYNGRVKGFIDYFTIRNREYTRTMLKRRDVYFPLFEKYLAKYGIPDDLKYLSIVESGLNPKAISRAGAAGLWQFMPSTGRIYRLNQNWYVDERLDPEKATEAACRYLKQLHGMFGDWQLALAAYNAGPGNVNKAIRRSGGKKDFWEVYNHLPKETRSYVPQFAAVMYVMQYAEEHNLLPEEHEYLYASQIDTVHLNKFMSLEALEAQLNLCPGELEYLNPELVRKAIPENAGTYALRIPAQVTNYFQTYRLAIIDSTAKTSQALLAYNTKTEVGSTYNREKITYRVKSGDHLSKIAGSYNVRVEDIKQWNRLNSTNLRVGQQLSLYVSPTQKASINNQLASANTSGNSSSIKSVEVSKNKVYYVQPGDTLWEISRKHGNVTVAQIKQMNGLKSNEIKVGQKLILAK, encoded by the coding sequence ATGGGCCTGGGCGTTGTTACTGTAAATACCAGCACGGCACAAAGTTTATCAGAAGATGGCAGCACAGAGGAAACTGGGGAACTAGCCCTCTCCGATACCCTGAATACAGATGCCATTGTAGAAATCAGCCGAACGTATTATGATTACGTTCCCGATGCCAGCTATGAGCTGATCGGTGAACGTATAGAGCGCATGAATGCGCAGATCAAAGTTCCTTACAACGGGCGGGTAAAAGGTTTTATCGATTATTTTACCATACGTAACCGCGAGTATACCCGCACCATGCTTAAACGCCGCGATGTATACTTCCCTCTTTTTGAGAAATACCTGGCCAAATATGGCATTCCTGACGACCTAAAGTACCTTTCCATCGTAGAATCCGGCCTTAACCCCAAAGCTATCTCCCGTGCTGGCGCCGCTGGTCTGTGGCAGTTTATGCCCAGCACGGGCCGTATCTACCGGCTCAACCAGAACTGGTATGTTGATGAACGCCTCGACCCCGAAAAAGCAACTGAAGCTGCATGCCGCTACCTGAAACAACTACATGGTATGTTTGGCGACTGGCAGCTGGCCCTTGCTGCCTACAATGCCGGCCCGGGTAACGTAAACAAAGCCATTCGCCGCTCCGGTGGTAAAAAAGATTTCTGGGAGGTGTACAACCACCTGCCTAAAGAAACACGCTCCTACGTGCCTCAGTTTGCTGCCGTGATGTATGTAATGCAGTATGCCGAAGAGCACAACCTCCTGCCCGAAGAACATGAATATCTGTATGCATCGCAGATAGATACCGTACACCTGAACAAGTTTATGAGTCTGGAGGCACTGGAAGCTCAGTTAAACCTCTGCCCCGGTGAACTGGAGTACCTAAACCCCGAGCTGGTAAGAAAAGCCATTCCTGAAAATGCCGGTACTTATGCCTTACGCATTCCCGCACAGGTAACAAATTATTTCCAGACTTACCGGCTGGCCATTATAGACTCAACCGCTAAAACAAGTCAGGCGCTGCTGGCATACAATACAAAAACCGAGGTAGGCAGCACCTATAACCGCGAAAAGATTACCTACAGGGTTAAATCCGGCGACCATTTGAGTAAAATTGCCGGCAGCTATAATGTGCGTGTGGAAGATATCAAGCAATGGAACCGCCTCAACAGCACCAATTTGCGGGTGGGCCAGCAATTATCGCTCTATGTTTCGCCCACACAAAAAGCCTCTATCAATAATCAGCTTGCCTCTGCCAATACCAGTGGCAACAGCAGCAGCATCAAATCAGTAGAGGTTAGTAAAAACAAAGTCTACTATGTTCAGCCAGGCGACACCCTTTGGGAGATCTCCCGCAAACATGGCAATGTTACCGTGGCACAGATCAAGCAAATGAACGGACTGAAGAGCAACGAAATCAAAGTAGGCCAAAAACTGATCCTTGCTAAGTAA
- the gatA gene encoding aspartyl/glutamyl-tRNA amidotransferase subunit A (COG0154 Asp-tRNAAsn/Glu-tRNAGln amidotransferase A subunit and related amidases), translating into MKNIEEHKHLNAFLEVYTEEARQQAQHVDNKLRLGTAGRLAGLVVGLKDVLCHQDKGLQASSNILEGFISQFTGTAVQRLLDEDAIIIGRQNCDEFAMGSSNENSAFGPVRNAADPGRVPGGSSGGSAVAVQADLCQVSLGSDTGGSVRQPAAFTGLIGLKPSYGRISRWGLLAYASSFDVIGIFAKSVEDCALVLEVMAGPDAYDSTAAQLAVPAYTKKLDGGNTRYKVAYIKNTLESEGVSPEVKKRTVEKLRWLEQEGHTVEAVDFPLLDYMLATYYIITTAEASSNLSRFDGVRYGYRSPNAGSLESMYKLTRSEGFGAEVKRRIMLGTFVLSASYYDAYYTKAQKVRRLIKEATQALLGTYDFLVMPTTPTTAFKLGEHTEDPLEMYLADIFTVHANLCGVPAISLPNGTDSSGLPIGIQIVADLYQEDKLLAFSHYLQKAAT; encoded by the coding sequence TTGAAAAACATAGAAGAGCATAAGCATCTTAACGCTTTTCTTGAAGTATATACTGAAGAAGCCCGCCAGCAGGCACAGCACGTAGATAATAAACTACGGCTGGGTACTGCCGGGCGCCTGGCAGGCCTTGTAGTAGGCCTGAAAGATGTTCTTTGCCATCAGGACAAGGGGCTGCAAGCTTCCAGCAACATACTGGAGGGATTTATCAGCCAGTTTACCGGCACTGCCGTACAGCGCCTTCTGGATGAAGATGCTATTATTATTGGCCGGCAAAACTGCGATGAATTCGCCATGGGCTCCTCTAACGAAAACTCTGCGTTTGGACCGGTACGTAATGCTGCAGATCCCGGCAGAGTACCCGGTGGAAGCTCCGGAGGTTCAGCCGTAGCCGTACAGGCTGATCTCTGCCAGGTGTCTTTGGGGAGCGATACTGGTGGCTCGGTACGCCAGCCGGCTGCCTTTACTGGCCTGATCGGGCTTAAGCCCAGTTATGGCCGCATATCGCGCTGGGGGCTTCTGGCATATGCCTCTTCCTTTGATGTAATTGGCATCTTTGCCAAAAGCGTTGAAGATTGCGCACTGGTGCTGGAGGTAATGGCCGGACCCGATGCCTACGACAGCACTGCTGCTCAGCTGGCGGTACCTGCTTACACTAAAAAATTGGATGGAGGCAACACCAGGTATAAGGTTGCTTACATAAAAAATACCCTGGAATCGGAGGGCGTAAGTCCTGAAGTAAAGAAACGTACGGTAGAGAAGCTCCGTTGGCTGGAACAGGAAGGCCATACGGTAGAAGCAGTAGATTTTCCGCTGCTCGACTATATGCTCGCTACTTACTACATCATTACTACTGCTGAAGCTAGTTCTAATCTCTCCCGTTTTGACGGCGTACGATATGGTTACCGTTCGCCAAATGCCGGCAGTCTGGAGAGCATGTACAAGCTAACGCGCAGCGAAGGATTTGGTGCTGAAGTAAAGCGCCGCATCATGCTGGGAACATTTGTGCTAAGCGCAAGCTATTATGATGCCTATTATACGAAGGCACAAAAAGTAAGGCGCCTCATAAAAGAGGCAACCCAGGCGCTTTTAGGCACGTATGATTTTCTAGTAATGCCCACCACACCGACTACTGCGTTTAAACTGGGCGAACATACAGAAGACCCTTTGGAGATGTATTTGGCCGATATTTTCACCGTGCATGCCAACTTGTGCGGGGTACCAGCCATCTCTCTGCCAAACGGAACCGATTCCAGCGGTTTACCAATCGGCATACAAATTGTAGCCGATCTGTATCAAGAAGATAAACTACTGGCTTTCTCGCACTACCTGCAGAAAGCTGCAACATAA
- a CDS encoding twin-arginine translocation protein, tata/e family subunit (COG1826 Sec-independent protein secretion pathway components) yields the protein METLLLFFNMGGQEILLILLIILIFFGAKKIPELARGLGRGIREFKDATKEIKEEVEEAAKERPAPTHAPRTTATTATNGEVKP from the coding sequence ATGGAAACCCTTTTATTATTTTTCAACATGGGTGGTCAGGAGATCCTGCTTATCCTCCTTATCATCCTGATCTTCTTTGGTGCCAAGAAAATTCCTGAACTTGCCCGTGGCCTGGGCCGTGGTATTCGCGAGTTTAAGGATGCTACAAAAGAGATTAAGGAAGAAGTGGAAGAAGCTGCTAAAGAAAGACCAGCTCCTACCCACGCACCCCGTACTACAGCGACGACTGCTACCAACGGCGAAGTGAAGCCTTAA
- a CDS encoding peptidase m23 (COG4942 Membrane-bound metallopeptidase): MFAPAWGQNKAELEKKKQENLRKIKEAESILAQTRNKKNSTLGELSALEAQISASEELTRLISRELHILDSEIGELGMVVGALERDLSQLKKEYAAMVYNAYKAHKGYSYLTFLFSAPTFNQLVMRMKWLEQYKEARQVQLDQIGKVQDLLGMQQAQVKSKRQEQQVLLDEQVSQNQKLLALQQEQSKTIAKLSEQEKKIQQDIVQRRKDLQQMDALIAKLVREEIERARREAEEEAKKTKTATASASVAVPLTPEATALGNSFEGARSRLLWPVASGFVSNRFGEHQVYKQVKLENSGVEIQTKENEQVRTVFDGQVRRVFFMPGMNNVVMIQHGQYFTVYARLKDVSVKPLQKVKAKEAIGTVYTNKDGVTELHFEIWKNDQKLDPEHWLYKN; this comes from the coding sequence TTGTTTGCACCCGCATGGGGGCAGAATAAGGCAGAGCTGGAAAAAAAGAAGCAGGAAAACCTGCGTAAAATCAAAGAGGCAGAAAGTATTCTGGCTCAAACCCGCAATAAAAAAAATTCAACACTGGGTGAGCTTTCTGCACTGGAAGCCCAGATAAGCGCCAGCGAAGAACTTACCCGCCTGATCAGCAGGGAACTCCACATCCTGGACTCAGAGATTGGAGAGCTGGGTATGGTTGTTGGTGCCCTGGAAAGAGATCTTAGCCAGCTAAAGAAAGAATATGCTGCCATGGTATACAATGCCTACAAAGCCCATAAAGGATACAGCTACCTCACCTTTCTTTTTTCAGCTCCTACTTTCAACCAGCTGGTGATGCGCATGAAATGGCTGGAGCAGTATAAAGAAGCCCGCCAGGTGCAGCTTGATCAGATCGGCAAGGTGCAGGATCTGCTGGGCATGCAGCAGGCCCAGGTCAAGAGCAAAAGGCAGGAACAACAGGTGTTGCTCGATGAGCAGGTTTCTCAAAACCAAAAACTACTGGCCCTGCAGCAGGAACAAAGTAAGACCATTGCAAAGCTAAGCGAGCAGGAGAAAAAAATTCAGCAGGATATAGTTCAGCGCCGCAAAGACCTGCAGCAAATGGATGCCCTTATTGCCAAGTTGGTGCGCGAAGAAATAGAACGCGCCCGCCGCGAAGCAGAAGAAGAGGCTAAAAAAACCAAAACAGCTACTGCTTCTGCTTCAGTTGCCGTACCGCTCACGCCAGAGGCTACTGCCTTGGGTAACTCTTTTGAAGGAGCCCGTTCTCGGCTGTTGTGGCCTGTGGCAAGTGGCTTTGTTTCTAACCGATTTGGGGAGCACCAGGTGTACAAGCAGGTAAAGCTCGAAAACAGCGGAGTTGAAATTCAAACCAAAGAAAACGAACAGGTACGTACGGTGTTCGACGGGCAGGTAAGACGGGTGTTCTTTATGCCCGGCATGAACAACGTAGTTATGATACAGCACGGTCAGTACTTTACCGTTTATGCCCGCCTTAAAGATGTTTCTGTGAAACCTTTGCAAAAAGTAAAAGCCAAAGAAGCCATTGGTACCGTATATACTAATAAAGATGGCGTAACAGAACTACACTTTGAGATCTGGAAGAACGATCAGAAGCTGGATCCAGAGCACTGGCTCTACAAGAATTAA
- a CDS encoding Tetratricopeptide TPR_1 repeat-containing protein (COG0457 FOG: TPR repeat), with the protein MSFSYAQKKPKKTPVQAAQLKSGAAADYFMDGVRYSLTDDHAKAIGAFEQSLRIDPKNAAAHYKLAEILLEQSQHEQAVHHARQALALDKSNEWYYMILAESHLRAGNPNEAAATVETMMSKTSAPPHNYLKLAQLYLQQNQINKALTALNNAEKVLGIDEEIVALKQRLYLSQNKQEEALAEGEKLVANFPQQNTYALRQAQLLITLERKAEAQKYLKTYLKNNPEDPEALFLMAKTYETAEQHKKGSGELLKAFSSPEMAIEPKLQETANLVQQLPDPELESSLQELTTAIREAHPEDARAYAISGDYLLAVNRKKEARGQYLKALEFDESSFETWQNALTLGLELGHFDSVAQEAEQALTLFPNQAALYYFSGAANLSLNQYDDAVLALEQGKKLAASNKQLSSIFHSHLGDAYNGMKRYDLSDAAYEAALAINPNNPYILNNYSYYLALRNDKLPQALEMSKKLVDLEPNNPNYLDTHAWVLYQLKQYDKAKSFLEKALKNADDADGTILEHYGDVLFRLNRKEEAVQHWMKAKAKKSTSELIDKKIQDKKLYE; encoded by the coding sequence ATGTCTTTTTCATATGCACAGAAGAAACCAAAGAAAACGCCTGTGCAGGCAGCACAACTAAAATCCGGTGCTGCAGCTGATTATTTTATGGATGGCGTTCGCTACTCCTTAACTGACGATCATGCAAAAGCTATCGGTGCTTTTGAACAATCGCTGCGTATTGATCCGAAAAATGCGGCCGCTCATTACAAACTAGCCGAAATTCTTTTAGAGCAAAGCCAGCACGAGCAGGCCGTACATCATGCCCGCCAGGCGTTGGCACTGGACAAAAGCAACGAATGGTACTACATGATTTTGGCAGAAAGCCATCTGCGTGCCGGCAACCCCAACGAAGCAGCTGCCACCGTAGAGACTATGATGAGCAAAACCAGTGCTCCGCCACACAATTACCTGAAGCTGGCGCAGCTCTACTTGCAGCAAAATCAGATAAACAAAGCCCTTACCGCACTCAATAATGCTGAAAAGGTATTAGGCATCGACGAAGAAATCGTTGCCCTTAAGCAACGTCTGTACCTAAGCCAGAATAAACAGGAAGAGGCACTGGCTGAAGGAGAAAAATTAGTGGCAAACTTTCCACAGCAAAATACCTACGCCCTTCGCCAGGCACAGCTACTCATAACACTGGAGCGAAAGGCAGAAGCACAAAAATACCTGAAAACCTACCTGAAGAATAATCCCGAAGATCCGGAAGCGCTTTTTCTGATGGCCAAGACCTATGAAACTGCGGAGCAGCATAAAAAAGGCAGTGGTGAACTATTAAAAGCATTTTCGAGTCCCGAAATGGCCATAGAGCCTAAATTGCAGGAAACTGCCAACCTGGTGCAACAGCTCCCTGATCCGGAGCTGGAAAGTTCCCTGCAGGAGCTTACAACAGCTATCAGGGAAGCACATCCCGAAGATGCCCGGGCTTATGCCATAAGCGGTGACTACCTCCTGGCTGTAAACCGTAAAAAAGAAGCAAGGGGCCAGTACCTCAAGGCACTAGAATTTGATGAGAGCAGCTTTGAGACCTGGCAAAATGCCCTTACCCTGGGATTGGAGCTGGGCCATTTCGATAGTGTAGCACAGGAGGCAGAGCAGGCACTGACGCTCTTCCCTAACCAGGCTGCCCTCTACTACTTCAGCGGTGCCGCTAACCTAAGCCTTAACCAGTACGACGATGCGGTGCTGGCCCTTGAGCAGGGCAAAAAACTGGCAGCTTCCAACAAACAACTTAGCAGTATTTTCCACAGCCATCTGGGCGACGCCTACAATGGCATGAAGCGCTACGACCTCTCCGATGCTGCCTACGAGGCTGCTCTGGCGATCAATCCGAATAATCCGTACATCTTAAATAATTATAGCTATTACCTGGCCCTGCGTAACGATAAGCTGCCGCAGGCACTGGAAATGAGTAAAAAACTGGTAGATCTGGAGCCAAATAACCCCAATTACCTGGATACCCATGCCTGGGTGCTTTACCAGCTTAAGCAGTACGATAAAGCAAAATCGTTCCTGGAAAAAGCCTTAAAAAATGCAGATGATGCAGATGGCACAATTCTTGAACATTATGGTGATGTTCTCTTCCGGCTAAACCGGAAGGAAGAAGCAGTTCAGCATTGGATGAAAGCCAAAGCTAAAAAGAGCACTTCAGAATTGATTGACAAAAAAATACAGGATAAAAAGCTTTATGAATAA
- a CDS encoding nucleotidyl transferase (COG1209 dTDP-glucose pyrophosphorylase): MNIIIPMAGRGTRMRPHSLTIPKPLIPIAGKPIAQRLVEDIAGIAQQKIDNIGFVIHPSFGADVEVHLKQVAAQLGAKGHVFYQEKALGTAHAIQCAQDLLEGNCIVAFADTLFKADFTLDNTKDGIIWVQKVEDPRPFGVVKVNEDGNITDFVEKPQQYISDLAIIGIYYFKDGAWLRKEIQHLLDNNIKDKGEFQITNALENMKQKGAQLVPGQVDEWLDCGNKDVTVYTNQRYLEFIKDKELVAKSAKINNSVIIPPCFIGENVELHNSVVGPYVSIGTNTSIANSRIENSIIQENSSLKDLLLKNSMIGNHVIYEGRAADLSVGDYNVIKE; encoded by the coding sequence ATGAACATCATTATTCCAATGGCAGGCAGGGGCACCCGCATGCGCCCCCATTCACTCACCATCCCCAAACCATTAATTCCTATTGCCGGCAAGCCCATTGCACAGCGCCTGGTGGAGGATATTGCCGGTATAGCCCAGCAAAAAATCGATAATATTGGTTTTGTAATTCATCCAAGCTTTGGTGCTGATGTAGAGGTCCACCTGAAGCAGGTAGCTGCCCAGCTTGGTGCCAAAGGCCATGTTTTCTATCAGGAAAAGGCTTTGGGTACCGCCCATGCTATTCAGTGCGCACAAGACCTGCTGGAAGGCAACTGCATTGTTGCCTTTGCCGATACGCTTTTTAAGGCAGACTTTACCCTGGATAATACAAAAGATGGCATTATCTGGGTTCAGAAAGTTGAAGATCCGCGCCCGTTCGGAGTAGTAAAGGTAAATGAGGATGGCAACATCACTGATTTTGTAGAAAAACCGCAGCAGTATATTTCCGACCTGGCTATTATCGGCATCTATTACTTTAAAGATGGCGCCTGGCTGCGCAAGGAAATTCAGCACCTGCTGGATAACAACATTAAAGATAAAGGCGAATTCCAGATCACCAATGCCCTGGAAAACATGAAACAGAAGGGCGCTCAGCTGGTACCTGGCCAGGTAGATGAGTGGCTGGACTGCGGCAACAAAGATGTAACTGTATATACCAACCAACGGTACCTGGAGTTCATTAAAGACAAAGAGCTGGTGGCTAAATCAGCAAAAATTAACAACTCGGTGATCATTCCTCCCTGCTTTATTGGCGAAAATGTAGAGCTGCACAATTCTGTGGTAGGCCCTTACGTTTCCATAGGTACCAACACCTCAATTGCCAACAGCCGCATAGAAAATAGTATCATTCAGGAAAACTCTTCTCTGAAAGACCTCCTTCTCAAGAACTCGATGATCGGCAATCACGTTATCTATGAAGGAAGGGCAGCTGACCTAAGCGTGGGCGACTATAACGTAATAAAAGAATAA
- the dut gene encoding deoxyuridine 5'-triphosphate nucleotidohydrolase (COG0756 dUTPase) has protein sequence MNNALAVKIINKSHHPLPAYQTQAAAGLDLRAWLPEPLRLKPMERALVPTGLYLEIPVGFEAQVRPRSGLAYKHGITVLNSPGTIDADYRGELKVLLVNLSAEEFVINDGERIAQLVVAHHEVVQWQDTAALSDSARGAGGFGSSGTV, from the coding sequence ATGAATAATGCACTAGCAGTTAAAATCATTAATAAATCACACCACCCGCTGCCAGCCTACCAAACCCAGGCTGCTGCAGGGCTTGATTTGCGGGCATGGCTCCCCGAGCCTCTCCGGCTTAAACCAATGGAAAGAGCATTGGTGCCTACTGGCTTATATCTGGAGATTCCCGTAGGCTTCGAAGCCCAGGTAAGGCCCAGAAGTGGTCTGGCGTATAAACATGGTATTACGGTGCTTAACAGTCCGGGCACCATCGATGCCGATTACCGCGGCGAACTAAAGGTACTGCTGGTTAACCTTTCGGCAGAGGAGTTCGTAATTAACGACGGCGAACGTATTGCCCAGTTAGTGGTTGCCCATCATGAAGTAGTTCAGTGGCAGGATACAGCGGCACTTTCAGATTCAGCAAGAGGAGCCGGTGGTTTTGGCAGCTCAGGAACTGTATGA